The following proteins are encoded in a genomic region of Arachis ipaensis cultivar K30076 chromosome B02, Araip1.1, whole genome shotgun sequence:
- the LOC107626280 gene encoding putative disease resistance protein At3g14460 isoform X1, which yields MAAKLVGGAYLSSFVDAVLNKLSDVKSTPIATKLADQKFLRRLRACLRAVRPVLDDAEQKQIRDQEVNKWLVDLQDALYLADDLLDELSTKAATATPTQSDPGNSSYHYHYAVDSVVEYSDGDEIRIVESMQDIVDKLESIVEEKDDLGLKQELVEDPKDMSWRIQSSLVESSDIYGRNDDKEAIIKLLLDDTCDDKLSVISIEGIGGIGKTTLAQLVYNDARVKEKFAIKAWVCVATRFDPISVSKAIIEEITSLCNMVNLNSLQTQLKEKLTQKTFLVVLDDVWDNQQNLWDNFLKPFLSGNKGSKILLTTRNKNVDSVVSNTNLHYKLDILSPNDCWSLFLKHSSLSTNSRQYVILEKIGKKIVEKCKGLPLALKTLGGLLCKKKNEEYWETTLKSEIWELPEDKSEIVPALRVSYHYLPSHLKRCFVYCSLYPEDYQFDKDELILLWMAEDLVQPIENYTLENIGCAYFDELVARSFFQSSSKNVSLFVMHDLMHDLATFFAGKFYFSVREFGDRQKICSKTRHLSYMVNPRDPILRLEEAYKGAIHMRTFLDVHFSHQPYGSIKLESDFWLFQLHMRCLRVLSFKSFSIESLPDSIGELIHLHYLDLSYTPILTLPESLCKVYNLQTLKLRYCDKLAMLPSRIQELVNLRHLDIRGTYCLKEMSKGMSKLKHLNLLSDYIVGKHEENGIRELGALDNLHGSLSISKLENVNNSREALEAKMGKKKHVIILDLKWRREGDIVDVETARDILEELQPHRNLKELSIDGYRGGIFPDWLGLSSYSNVTILTLNRCKNCRQVPSLGQLPSLQYLEILGLEGLERIGGEFYNNAESSHQGTPFRSLLSLRFDKMHRWREWHIPDEIDVFPKLENLSIRDCPVLSGDLPAHLPVLEQLSIVGCEKLACSLPRAPKLHQLTVKGSGFYRNAAPHEVLIKETQLAKSALECLSHIQSPCFQDLEIHECRSAISISGDYLPDSLQFLRIWDCSKLTFSEPLQHKSLTQIDVTRCGSLTLLPLGALPNLKKLSISKCLHLVSVPELGFAAPHLEELYMRDCPEMDCFGKECLPPSLTTLWINNCEKLERWITSKGLQSEGLTHLMLHKWNEVKSFPREGCLPSSLQSLQLWSFSNLETLDCKGLHQLSFLQKLTIEYCRKLENITQENLPSSISELLIRGECPLRSKLEEMNDPRIQFDTGTIYC from the coding sequence ATGGCTGCAAAACTTGTGGGTGGAGCCTATCTCTCTTCCTTTGTTGATGCTGTTTTGAATAAACTGTCTGATGTCAAGTCAACCCCAATTGCAACGAAGTTAGCCGACCAGAAGTTTCTTCGAAGGCTGAGGGCATGTCTCCGTGCCGTTCGACCTGTGCTTGATGATGCAGAGCAGAAGCAGATCAGAGACCAAGAAGTCAATAAATGGCTTGTGGATCTCCAAGATGCTCTCTATTTGGCTGATGACTTGTTGGATGAACTCTCCACTAAAGCTGCCACTGCCACTCCTACTCAAAGTGATCCAGGTAACTCATCTTACCATTATCATTATGCTGTTGATTCAGTGGTGGAATATAGTGATGGTGATGAGATAAGGATAGTAGAGAGCATGCAAGACATAGTTGATAAACTAGAGTCTATCGTTGAGGAGAAAGATGATCTTGGTCTAAAACAAGAGCTTGTCGAAGATCCAAAAGACATGTCATGGAGAATTCAATCATCCCTGGTTGAATCTTCTGATATATATGGCAGGAACGATGACAAAGAGGCAATCATAAAATTGTTGTTAGACGACACTTGCGATGATAAATTGTCTGTGATCTCTATAGAAGGTATTGGTGGAATTGGAAAGACTACTTTGGCTCAGTTGGTTTACAACGATGCCAGAGTGAAGGAGAAGTTTGCCATTAAAGCATGGGTGTGTGTTGCTACTAGATTTGATCCTATTAGTGTTTCAAAGGCTATAATAGAGGAAATAACTTCTCTTTGTAACATGGTTAACTTGAATTCACTTCAAACTCAATTGAAGGAAAAGTTAACACAGAAGACATTCTTAGTTGTCTTAGATGATGTTTGGGATAATCAGCAAAATTTGTGGGACAATTTTCTAAAACCATTTTTGAGTGGGAATAAAGGAAGTAAAATTCTCTTAACTACTCGCAATAAAAATGTTGATTCTGTAGTGTCAAATACAAATCTACATTACAAACTAGATATATTGTCTCCCAATGATTGTTGGTCATTATTTTTGAAACATTCATCTCTTTCTACTAATTCTAGACAATATGTAATCCTAGaaaaaattggtaaaaaaatTGTTGAAAAGTGTAAGGGATTACCTTTGGCTTTAAAGACACTTGGGGGTTTATTGTGCAAGAAGAAAAATGAGGAATATTGGGAGACGACACTGAAAAGTGAAATTTGGGAGCTTCCGGAAGACAAGAGTGAGATTGTTCCTGCATTAAGAGTTAGTTATCACTATCTTCCTTCACATTTAAAGCGGTGCTTTGTTTATTGCTCATTATACCCTGAAGATTATCAATTTGACAAAGACGAATTAATTTTGTTGTGGATGGCTGAAGATTTGGTACAACCAATAGAAAATTACACATTAGAAAATATTGGTTGTGCATATTTTGATGAATTAGTTGCAAGGTCATTTTTTCAGTCTTCTAGTAAAAATGTTAGCTTATTtgtaatgcatgatctcatgcaTGATTTAGCAACATTCTTTGCTGGAAAGTTCTATTTCAGTGTTAGAGAATTTGGAGACCGACAAAAAATTTGCAGCAAAACTCGTCATTTGTCATATATGGTAAATCCTCGTGATCCAATATTAAGACTTGAAGAGGCCTATAAGGGAGCAATACATATGAGAACTTTTTTAGATGTACATTTTTCTCATCAGCCTTATGGTTCAATTAAGTTAGAAAGTGATTTTTGGCTCTTCCAGTTACATATGAGGTGTTTAAGAGTTTTGTCATTTAAATCTTTTTCTATTGAGTCATTGCCGGATTCAATAGGTGAGTTGATCCATTTGCATTATTTGGATCTCTCGTACACACCTATTTTGACATTGCCTGAGTCGTTGTGTAAAGTATACAATCTTCAAACGTTGAAGTTGAGGTATTGTGATAAGCTAGCGATGCTTCCAAGCCGCATACAGGAACTTGTGAACCTGCGTCATCTTGATATCAGAGGCACTTATTGTTTGAAAGAGATGTCGAAGGGAATGAGCAAGTTAAAGCATCTGAACTTGTTAAGTGATTATATTGTGGGAAAGCATGAGGAGAACGGGATAAGAGAATTGGGAGCACTTGACAATCTTCATGGCTCACTTTCCATCTCCAAGTTAGAGAATGTCAACAACAGCCGCGAAGCTTTGGAGGCAAAGATGGGTAAGAAGAAGCACGTCATCATTTTAGACTTGAAATGGCGTAGAGAAGGTGATATTGTTGATGTTGAAACTGCAAGAGATATACTTGAGGAATTACAACCTCACCGAAACTTGAAAGAGTTATCAATTGATGGTTATAGGGGTGGAATATTCCCCGATTGGTTGGGCCTTTCTTCCTACTCCAATGTAACCATATTGACTCTAAATCGTTGCAAGAATTGCCGTCAGGTTCCTTCACTGGGACAGTTACCCTCTCTGCAGTATCTGGAGATATTGGGACTTGAAGGGTTGGAGAGAATTGGTGGTGAGTTTTACAACAACGCTGAATCATCTCATCAGGGGACACCCTTCAGGTCTCTTCTAAGTCTGAGATTTGATAAAATGCATCGCTGGAGAGAGTGGCATATTCCTGATGAGATTGATGTATTTCCGAAACTTGAAAACCTTTCAATACGTGATTGTCCGGTGTTAAGTGGAGATCTGCCTGCTCACCTTCCAGTTCTGGAGCAACTTAGCATTGTTGGATGCGAAAAGCTTGCATGTTCACTGCCGAGAGCTCCCAAGCTTCACCAATTAACTGTAAAGGGTTCTGGGTTCTACAGGAATGCGGCACCGCATGAGGTATTAATTAAAGAAACCCAGCTGGCGAAGTCCGCACTAGAGTGCCTGTCCCACATCCAATCGCCGTGTTTCCAGGATTTGGAAATCCATGAGTGTAGGTCAGCAATATCAATTTCAGGAGATTATTTGCCCGATTCATTACAATTTCTGAGAATCTGGGATTGTTCAAAATTAACATTCTCAGAGCCACTGCAACACAAGTCTCTAACGCAGATAGACGTGACCCGGTGTGGTTCACTGACGTTGTTGCCATTGGGGGCCCTTCCAAATCTCAAGAAACTCTCAATCTCAAAATGCCTCCATTTAGTATCAGTGCCGGAGCTAGGCTTTGCTGCGCCCCACCTAGAGGAACTGTATATGCGGGATTGCCCAGAAATGGATTGTTTTGGAAAGGAGTGCCTCCCGCCGAGCTTGACAACTCTTTGGATCAATAATTGCGAGAAACTAGAGAGGTGGATAACATCAAAGGGTTTGCAGAGTGAAGGCCTTACCCATCTTATGCTTCATAAATGGAATGAAGTTAAGTCATTCCCAAGAGAGGGTTGCCTTCCTTCTTCCCTCCAGTCTCTACAATTGTGGTCCTTTTCAAATCTGGAGACGCTAGACTGCAAGGGCCTTCACCAACTCTCCTTCCTCCAAAAATTAACAATTGAATACTGTCGAAAGCTGGAGAATATCACACAAGAAAACCTGCCTTCCTCCATATCAGAACTCCTCATCAGGGGAGAATGTCCTTTGAGAAGTAAGCTGGAAGAGATGAACGACCCACGGATTCAATTCGACACAG
- the LOC107628594 gene encoding putative disease resistance RPP13-like protein 1: MEHLLGRLEKTLYEVGPVLDDAEQKQFTDKKVKKWLVDLQDALYFADDLVDELSTKAAIATTLRDPGISSSCSSLVDSYIEDTGDMEKIVGTLESLVAKKNYHRLKECPKVDMSWRTPSTSLVVSSDIFGRDEDKEKIIKLLLDDTRHAESPVTVIPIVGMGGIGKTTLAQLVYSDVKVVENFDTRVWVCVAENPDPVHVTRTIIGAIDSYSCSMDNFDFLQTNLKKRLTGKKFLVVLDDVWHDHRDTWEDFLKPFRDGNIGSKILLTTWSEKVASVFVAPNRHYQLSLLSGKDCWSVFSKHSSVSTNSEQYATLEPIGRKIVEKCKGLPLAVKTLGGLLRNKYNVRDWENILKSEIWELPEDESKIIPALRVSYDYLPSHLKRCFVYCSLYPEDYQFAK, encoded by the exons ATGG AACATTTGCTTGGAAGGTTGGAGAAAACTCTGTATGAGGTTGGACCTGTTCTTGATGATGCTGAGCAGAAGCAGTTCACTGACAAGAAAGTGAAGAAGTGGCTTGTTGATCTCCAAGATGCTCTCTATTTTGCTGATGATTTGGTCGATGAACTCTCCACTAAGGCCGCCATCGCCACCACTCTAAGAGATCCAGGTATCTCTTCTTCCTgttcttctcttgttgattcatATATTGAAGATACTGGTGACATGGAAAAAATAGTTGGTACACTAGAGTCTCTTGTAGCAAAGAAAAATTATCATCGTCTGAAAGAGTGCCCCAAGGTGGACATGTCATGGAGAACTCCATCCACATCTCTCGTTGTAAGTTCTGACATTTTTGGTCGGGACGAAGACAAGGAGAAGATAATTAAATTGCTGTTAGATGATACTCGTCATGCTGAATCACCTGTGACTGTCATTCCCATTGTGGGTATGGGCGGAATAGGAAAAACTACTCTGGCTCAACTGGTTTATAGTGATGTCAAAGTGGTGGAAAATTTTGACACTAGAGTATGGGTGTGTGTTGCTGAAAATCCCGACCCTGTTCATGTTACAAGGACAATAATAGGAGCAATAGATTCTTATTCCTGTAGCATGGACAATTTTGATTTTCTTCAGACTAATTTGAAGAAAAGGTTAACAGGAAAGAAATTCTTAGTTGTTTTGGATGATGTCTGGCATGATCACCGAGACACATGGGAGGATTTCCTGAAACCTTTTCGGGATGGGAATATTGGAAGTAAAATTCTCTTAACAACCTGGAGTGAAAAGGTTGCTTCTGTGTTCGTAGCTCCTAATCGACATTATCAATTAAGTTTATTGTCAGGCAAAGATTGTTGGTCGGTGTTTTCGAAGCATTCATCTGTTTCTACTAATTCCGAACAATATGCAActctagaaccaattggcagaaAAATTGTTGAAAAGTGTAAGGGATTACCTTTGGCTGTGAAGACACTTGGAGGCTTACTGCGCAATAAGTATAATGTAAGGGATTGGGAGAATATACTTAAAAGTGAAATTTGGGAACTCCCGGAAGATGAAAGCAAGATTATTCCTGCATTAAGAGTTAGCTATGACTACCTCCCTTCACATTTAAAGCGATGCTTTGTTTATTGCTCACTGTATCCTGAAGATTATCAATTTGCCAAATAG